From a single Mobula birostris isolate sMobBir1 chromosome 13, sMobBir1.hap1, whole genome shotgun sequence genomic region:
- the LOC140208073 gene encoding probable G-protein coupled receptor 139, with translation MVFIVLRTVNAVTIVILSRGKCGLSKGITRYLVAMVAADQLVVLFDLVLSKITMPMKVFFWSHRVPVCNIHTVVFYAATDCSVWFTVTFTFDRFVTICLQKLKRKYGTGRAAALVLWTVTVLTCVMNIFWYFMLDGTYSMSFTSLLCLSGRGFFSLSQEATFELIHYFLTPIFPFVLILLLNSLTIRHVLLASRVRRRLRGSGDGETPADPKMKDRRQSLLLLLVMSGNFILLWVLLTVYSVWDSLIDYLHVIPPNSLRELGYMLQILSCCTNTALYVVIQARFRLQLKETVKSPFCLMAKFTRPCQDSINPQ, from the coding sequence ATGGTCTTTATTGTCCTCCGCACAGTGAACGCAGTAACAATTGTCATCCTgtctcggggaaagtgcggtctctccaaaggcATCACAAggtacctggttgccatggtagCAGCGGATCAGCTCGTCGTTCTCTTCGATCTGGTATTGAGCAAGATCACGATGCCAATGAAGGTTTTCTTTTGGTCGCATCGCGTTCCCGTGTGTAATATCCACACCGTCGTGTTCTACGCCGCCACGGACTGTtccgtctggttcaccgtcactttcacctttgatcggtttgtcaccATTTGTCTTCAGAAGCTGAAACGAAAATACGGCACCGGGAGAGCGGCGGCTCTGGTTCTCTGGACAGTGACTGTGCTGACCTGCGTAATGAACATATTCTGGTACTTTATGCTCGACGGGACATATTCGATGTCATTTACTTCCTTGCTCTGTCTGAGTGGACGTGGTTTCTTTTCCCTATCTCAGGAGGCAACATTTGAACTGATTCATTATTTCCTCACACCAATATTCCCCTTTGTGTTGATTCTCCTGCTCAACAGTTTAACAATCAGACATGTCTTACTAGCCAGCCGAGTCCGGAGGAGACTCCGTGGTTCGGGCGATGGCGAGACTCCCGCCGACCCAAAGATGAAGGACCGCAGGCAATCCCTCCTGTTACTGCTGGTGATGTCGGGGAATTTCATCCTGCTGTGGGTGCTGCTGACGGTGTATTCCGTATGGGATAGCTTGATTGATTACTTACACGTGATACCCCCGAATTCTCTGCGGGAGCTGGGATACATGCTGCAAATTCTGAGCTGCTGCACCAACACGGCCCTTTACGTCGTGATCCAGGCCAGGTTCAGGCTGCAGCTGAAGGAGACTGTGAAATCGCCGTTTTGTCTCATGGCAAAGTTCACTCGGCCTTGTCAGGACAGCATTAATCCTCAGTGA